Proteins from one Pontibacter korlensis genomic window:
- a CDS encoding zinc-dependent metalloprotease yields MPKFYHVVSAALLMALTQTSCSSTKVAKQGSTAAKTESTERSKPAPKSGLKNYSDVITKEAVSDQGVFTIHKVGDKYYYEIPDSLLQRDFLWISRFANLPSGLGGGYVNAGSSVNEQMVEWQKFENKIVLKTKSYSAYAADSLAISLSVRANNYQPTIYAFDIAALSPDSAGYVIDVTKFFLSDVKAFSGLDADLRKQYKVSKLDDSRSFIQSAKSFPLNIEVKQDFTYDATEPPSNSATGSISIIMNQSMVLLPKVPMQPRINDYRVGYFNINQYDYGSEALKADQKSFIRRWKLVPKDIEAYKRGELVEPVNPIVYYLDPATPEKLRPYIKAGVEQWQEAFETAGFKNAILAKDPPSPEEDPDFSPEDARYSVIRYVASTTRNAVGPSVSDPRSGEIIESDIIWYHNHLRSYRNRYLLETGAANPAARTLNTPIEDLGEMMKEVITHEVGHALGLPHNMKASAAYPTDSLRNGEFTQKNGIAATIMDYARYNYVAQPGDKNIRFIRQLGPYDHYVINWGYRYLPEAKNAEAEVPTLNKWIEEKSGSPIYQFGSGSGGYDPQSQTEGIGDDVIKASTYGLKNLKLVAPKLYDWTAAQTNDYEDLDELYGELLGVWSRYIGHVVTNVGGVRENRLKPSQQGFVYTPVSAKEQVASMDWLLSNAFSSPEWLHQSKISRNTHHANYAESIRSLQARHLNNLLSPDRMARLMENEVNGVKYNALNMVRQLQRGIWSEVYSGATVDIYRRNLQKAYLDRMAYLLNEEPGRSSRFGTPVEINQSDIRSIVRGELVQLQRQLKSARNRYSNDLTRYHIDDAIVRIDNILNPKNG; encoded by the coding sequence ATGCCAAAGTTCTACCACGTCGTAAGCGCCGCCCTGCTTATGGCTCTCACCCAAACATCCTGCTCCAGCACCAAAGTAGCGAAGCAGGGCTCTACAGCTGCCAAAACTGAAAGCACGGAAAGGAGTAAGCCTGCTCCTAAAAGTGGCCTCAAAAATTACAGCGATGTTATCACCAAAGAAGCTGTATCTGATCAAGGAGTCTTCACTATTCATAAAGTAGGCGATAAGTACTACTATGAGATTCCTGACTCGCTTCTGCAGCGCGACTTCTTATGGATCAGCCGTTTTGCTAACCTGCCTTCGGGCCTTGGTGGCGGATACGTAAATGCCGGTTCTTCAGTAAACGAGCAGATGGTGGAGTGGCAGAAGTTTGAGAACAAAATCGTACTCAAGACTAAGTCTTACAGTGCTTATGCTGCAGACTCTTTAGCTATTAGCCTTTCGGTCCGTGCTAATAACTACCAGCCTACCATTTATGCATTCGACATAGCTGCTCTTTCCCCGGATTCGGCAGGTTATGTGATCGATGTAACCAAGTTCTTCTTGAGTGATGTAAAAGCATTCAGCGGTTTGGATGCTGACCTACGCAAACAGTATAAAGTGAGCAAGCTTGATGACAGCCGTAGCTTTATACAGAGTGCCAAAAGTTTCCCCTTGAATATTGAAGTGAAGCAGGACTTTACTTATGATGCCACAGAGCCACCATCAAACTCTGCTACAGGCTCAATAAGTATCATCATGAACCAATCGATGGTGCTGTTGCCAAAAGTGCCAATGCAGCCACGCATCAACGATTACCGCGTAGGTTACTTCAACATCAACCAGTACGACTATGGCTCAGAAGCCCTGAAAGCAGACCAGAAATCTTTCATCCGCCGTTGGAAGTTAGTACCGAAAGATATTGAAGCTTACAAGCGTGGTGAGCTGGTGGAGCCTGTTAACCCTATTGTTTATTACCTTGACCCAGCCACGCCAGAAAAGCTACGCCCTTACATTAAAGCTGGTGTAGAGCAGTGGCAGGAGGCCTTTGAAACGGCAGGCTTCAAAAATGCTATTCTTGCTAAAGATCCTCCATCACCGGAAGAAGATCCTGATTTCAGCCCTGAGGATGCACGCTACTCCGTAATTCGCTATGTGGCCAGCACTACCCGCAATGCGGTAGGCCCAAGCGTATCAGACCCTCGCTCAGGCGAGATAATCGAGAGTGACATCATCTGGTACCATAACCACCTGCGCTCTTACCGTAACCGCTACTTGCTGGAGACTGGTGCTGCAAATCCTGCTGCACGTACATTAAATACTCCAATAGAGGACCTGGGCGAGATGATGAAGGAGGTAATAACGCATGAAGTAGGGCACGCGCTTGGCTTGCCACACAACATGAAAGCCAGTGCGGCTTACCCAACTGACTCTTTGCGCAACGGCGAGTTTACGCAGAAGAATGGCATTGCTGCCACTATCATGGACTACGCCCGTTACAACTATGTAGCTCAGCCAGGTGATAAAAATATCCGCTTTATCCGTCAGCTAGGGCCGTACGACCATTACGTTATTAACTGGGGCTATCGCTATCTGCCTGAGGCAAAAAATGCAGAAGCTGAAGTTCCGACACTTAACAAGTGGATAGAGGAGAAATCCGGCAGCCCTATCTATCAGTTTGGCAGCGGAAGCGGTGGTTACGACCCACAAAGCCAGACCGAGGGTATAGGCGACGATGTAATAAAAGCCAGCACCTACGGCCTTAAAAACCTAAAGCTTGTGGCACCGAAGCTATACGACTGGACTGCAGCTCAAACCAATGACTATGAAGACCTGGATGAGCTTTATGGCGAACTACTAGGCGTGTGGAGCCGCTACATTGGCCACGTAGTTACCAATGTAGGTGGTGTACGCGAGAACCGTCTGAAGCCAAGCCAGCAGGGTTTTGTTTATACTCCGGTTTCTGCCAAAGAGCAGGTGGCGTCTATGGACTGGCTTCTGAGCAATGCCTTTTCTTCGCCAGAGTGGCTACACCAATCTAAAATCAGCCGTAATACTCACCACGCTAATTATGCTGAAAGTATAAGAAGCCTGCAAGCGCGACACCTGAACAACTTGCTTTCTCCGGATAGAATGGCCCGCCTGATGGAGAATGAGGTTAACGGTGTGAAGTATAACGCCCTGAATATGGTGCGCCAACTACAGCGTGGCATCTGGAGCGAAGTATACAGCGGTGCTACGGTAGACATCTATCGCAGAAACCTGCAGAAAGCTTATCTGGATAGAATGGCTTATCTGTTGAACGAGGAACCCGGCCGCAGCAGCCGTTTCGGTACTCCGGTTGAGATCAACCAGTCTGATATTCGTTCCATCGTGAGAGGGGAGCTAGTACAGTTGCAGCGCCAGTTAAAGAGCGCCCGCAATCGCTACAGCAATGACCTCACCAGGTATCATATTGATGATGCAATAGTAAGGATTGATAACATTCTGAACCCAAAGAATGGTTAA
- a CDS encoding DinB family protein → MAPEEKLEVWLRGPLPDMPGLLQPVAHALLQAREEVQAKMQHFPDELLWNKPAGVASVGFHLQHLRGVLDRLFTYARNEQLTQAQLDALKEEGKPADKVFHVQDLVRAFEQQVDKALEQLRQTDEHTLLETRGVGRKQVPSTVLGLLVHAAEHTQRHVGQLLVTARVLQGS, encoded by the coding sequence ATGGCACCAGAAGAAAAACTGGAAGTATGGCTGCGTGGTCCTTTGCCTGATATGCCGGGCCTGCTGCAGCCGGTGGCACATGCCCTGCTACAGGCACGCGAGGAAGTGCAGGCAAAGATGCAGCACTTCCCTGATGAGTTGCTATGGAATAAACCTGCCGGCGTCGCGTCGGTGGGTTTTCATTTGCAGCACCTGCGGGGAGTACTCGACCGATTATTTACTTATGCCCGTAACGAACAACTGACACAGGCGCAGTTAGATGCCCTGAAAGAGGAGGGGAAACCCGCAGACAAAGTATTTCATGTGCAGGACCTGGTGCGGGCATTCGAACAGCAGGTAGATAAAGCTTTGGAGCAGTTGCGACAAACCGATGAGCATACTTTGCTGGAGACCAGAGGTGTGGGGCGCAAACAAGTACCTTCTACAGTGCTGGGGCTTCTGGTGCATGCGGCAGAGCACACACAGCGGCATGTGGGCCAACTGCTGGTAACAGCACGTGTGCTGCAAGGCAGCTAA
- a CDS encoding NADP-dependent oxidoreductase — translation MKAFVLNEPGPAENLKLQEIDTPKPQKGEVLVRVRAISINPVDTKTREGKAFYNKLNETPPVIVGWDISGEVAAVGEGVEYFKEGDEVFGMVNFPGHGKAYAEYVVAPETHLAHKPENISHHEAAAATLAALTAWQALVDQAGIQPGQRVLIHAAAGGVGHFAVQIAKFFKANVIGTASPENHEFLRAMGADEQLDYHKYRVEDVVMDADIVLDSLGEENTRRSLATLKEGGKIISILGGATEAVQAEAKKRNIEAKSYLVHSSGEDMAKLAEMLKEGNLRAHVSHVFDFEDMPKAHQQVETRKTNGKVVVTVG, via the coding sequence ATGAAAGCATTTGTTCTGAATGAACCAGGGCCTGCAGAAAACCTTAAGCTGCAGGAAATAGATACTCCAAAACCACAGAAAGGAGAAGTGCTGGTAAGAGTCAGGGCTATCAGCATTAATCCTGTAGATACCAAAACACGCGAGGGAAAAGCCTTTTACAATAAGTTAAATGAGACTCCACCGGTTATTGTAGGTTGGGATATTTCCGGTGAAGTAGCAGCTGTGGGAGAAGGTGTTGAATACTTTAAGGAAGGCGACGAGGTGTTTGGTATGGTCAACTTTCCAGGGCATGGTAAGGCTTACGCTGAGTACGTAGTAGCTCCTGAAACGCACCTGGCGCATAAACCCGAAAATATATCGCATCACGAGGCCGCAGCAGCCACTTTAGCAGCTCTTACAGCTTGGCAGGCGTTGGTAGACCAGGCGGGAATTCAGCCGGGGCAGCGTGTGCTGATACATGCCGCAGCAGGAGGTGTAGGTCACTTTGCCGTACAGATTGCCAAATTCTTTAAGGCCAATGTTATTGGTACTGCTTCGCCGGAGAACCACGAATTTCTGAGAGCCATGGGAGCTGATGAACAGTTAGATTACCACAAGTATAGAGTGGAGGATGTGGTAATGGATGCAGACATTGTTTTGGACTCCCTTGGTGAAGAAAACACCCGCAGATCGCTGGCGACGCTGAAGGAAGGCGGAAAAATAATTTCTATACTTGGAGGAGCTACCGAAGCCGTGCAGGCTGAGGCAAAGAAACGCAATATCGAGGCGAAGAGCTACCTGGTACACTCCAGCGGAGAAGATATGGCCAAGCTTGCAGAGATGCTGAAGGAGGGAAACTTAAGAGCGCATGTGTCGCATGTTTTTGACTTCGAAGACATGCCTAAGGCACACCAGCAGGTGGAAACCCGTAAAACAAATGGCAAAGTGGTGGTAACAGTAGGATAA
- a CDS encoding VF530 family DNA-binding protein translates to MAEEQKNNPLHGVTLQMMLEHLVDVYGWEHLSHKIDINCFKNNPSIKSSLTFLRRTPWAREKVESLYLYTLRRIK, encoded by the coding sequence ATGGCAGAAGAACAAAAAAACAACCCACTGCATGGAGTTACGCTGCAGATGATGCTGGAGCATTTAGTTGATGTGTATGGTTGGGAACACCTTAGCCACAAGATCGACATCAACTGCTTTAAGAATAACCCAAGCATAAAATCTAGTCTCACTTTTCTACGCCGAACTCCCTGGGCCCGCGAGAAGGTAGAAAGCCTATACCTATACACT